The proteins below are encoded in one region of Leishmania major strain Friedlin complete genome, chromosome 7:
- a CDS encoding putative serine/threonine kinase, which produces MGAPKRLGKYELGRTLGTGNFSKVKIARDTETGKEWAIKVIDKEQLVRERMEEQLKREIAVMKMLRQPNIIELHEVMQTSHHIYLVLELVTGGELFEKIASAKRFDEPTARHYFHQLICGINYCHRQGIAHRDLKPENLLLDANDTLKISDFGLSNLQRTSVSGGTMLQTVCGTPNYVAPEVLKEQGYDGLKADIWSCGVVLFVMMAGYLPFDDENVNALFTKIERGEFRMARHFSADARDLISRMLTVDPQERISLDDVIAHPWFCVDWNPAMLTRGESHSSPNTTQISNAIRNM; this is translated from the coding sequence ATGGGTGCCCCCAAGCGTCTCGGCAAGTACGAGCTGGGCCGTACACTAGGCACTGGCAACTTCTCGAAGGTCAAGATCGCGCGTGACACGGAGACTGGTAAGGAATGGGCCATCAAGGTGATCGACAAGGAGCAGCTCGTGCGGGAGCGcatggaggagcagctgaagcGCGAGATTGCCGTCATGAAGATGCTGCGCCAGCCAAACATTATTGAGCTGCACGAGGTCATGCAGACGAGCCATCACATCTACCTGGTGCTGGAGCTCGTGACGGGCGGTGAGTTGTTCGAGAAGATCGCCAGCGCGAAGCGCTTCGATGAGCCGACGGCACGGCACTACTTCCACCAGCTCATCTGTGGCATCAACTACTGCCACCGCCAGGGCATTGCTCATCGTGACTTGAAGCCGGAGAACCTGCTCCTAGATGCGAACGACACGCTGAAGATTTCTGACTTTGGTCTGAGCAACCTGCAGCGCACGAGcgtgagcggcggcacaaTGCTGCAGACGGTGTGCGGCACGCCCAATTATGTCGCCCCGGAGGTGCTGAAGGAGCAAGGCTACGACGGTCTCAAGGCGGACATCTGGAGCTGCGGTGTGGTGTTGTTCGTCATGATGGCTGGCTACTTACCATTCGACGACGAGAACGTTAACGCGCTCTTTACGAAGATCGAGCGCGGTGAGTTTCGCATGGCGCGTCACTtcagcgccgacgcgcgcGACTTGATTTCACGCATGTTGACGGTCGACCCACAGGAGCGTATTTCCCTAGACGATGTGATTGCGCATCCTTGGTTCTGCGTGGACTGGAACCCGGCGATGCTGACGCGGGGCGAGAGTCATTCCTCGCCAAACACGACTCAGATCAGCAATGCGATTCGTAATATGTAA